The proteins below are encoded in one region of Hordeum vulgare subsp. vulgare chromosome 3H, MorexV3_pseudomolecules_assembly, whole genome shotgun sequence:
- the LOC123445348 gene encoding uncharacterized protein LOC123445348: MAFPTQPVTLTCLTLVAVLLIAMAADKDSTASGHIDCGESSQNIDDSGRTWDGDADSKFAPSVKGVAATAHFNVFNVSQTAQDISFAYLVREFSVNVSSGSLDLIFAPSAHRNGSYALVSGIEIVPISTSEWFLCICEWH; the protein is encoded by the coding sequence ATGGCGTTCCCTACCCAACCTGTTACTCTCACGTGCCTTACACTGGTAGCTGTCTTGTTGATCGCCATGGCAGCTGATAAAGACTCCACGGCCTCTGGCCACATAGATTGCGGAGAATCAAGCCAAAACATTGATGATAGTGGCCGTACTTGGGATGGGGATGCTGACTCCAAGTTCGCGCCATCAGTAAAAGGAGTTGCAGCCACTGCTCATTTCAATGTTTTTAATGTTTCACAAACAGCACAGGATATCAGTTTTGCCTACCTTGTGCGTGAATTCTCAGTGAACGTTTCTTCAGGCAGCTTGGACCTCATCTTTGCCCCATCAGCACATCGGAATGGTTCTTATGCATTGGTGAGTGGCATTGAGATTGTGCCCATCAGCACATCGGAATGGTTCTTATGCATTTGTGAGTGGCATTGA